A genomic region of Melanotaenia boesemani isolate fMelBoe1 chromosome 21, fMelBoe1.pri, whole genome shotgun sequence contains the following coding sequences:
- the LOC121632276 gene encoding WD repeat domain phosphoinositide-interacting protein 1-like isoform X2, translating to MESQDASDDPGVHRGFICASFNQDTTSLSVGTKTGYRLFSVTAVDKLDCIHEGVECPDVYIVERLFSSSLVVVVSLSMPRRMNVYHFKKGTEICNYSYSNNILSVRLNRQRLVVCLEESIYIHNIRDMKLLKTLLNTPVNPSGLCALSVNHSNSYLAYPGSATIGEITVYDANNLSTLTLIQAHDSPLAALTFNASGTKLASASEKGTVIRVFSVPEGQRLFEFRRGMKRYVSISSLSFSADAQFLCASSNTETVHIFKLEQHSPNQEEESPTWSAYVGKMFTAATTYLPAHVSDMMHQDRAFATVRLNMFGLKNICALATIQKLPRLLVASSDGYLYIYNVDPQDGGECVLVQKHRLFESSEEQEEQKEEENPEDVPPQPASQSYAATVALPSTPLSSTTLMGYSEEGGAQRGEVIPDHELAEGPVCLDDENEFPPVSNQSN from the exons ATGGAGTCCCAGGACGCATCGGACGATCCTGGAGTGCACCGAGGCTTCATCTGCGCCTCGTTCAACCAGGACACCAC TTCTCTGTCTGTGGGCACTAAAACTGGCTACCGGCTCTTCTCTGTCACAGCTGTGGACAAACTGGACTGCATCCATGAAGGAG TGGAATGTCCAGACGTCTATATAGTGGAGCGACTGTTCTCCAGCAGTCTGGTCGTGGTGGTCAGCCTGTCCATGCCCCGGCGGATGAATGTCTACCACTTTAAAAAGGGTACAGAGATTTGTAACTACAGCTACTCTAACAACATCCTCTCCGTCAGGCTAAATAGACAG CGTCTTGTGGTATGTCTGGAAGAGTCGATCTACATCCACAATATCAGAGACATGAAACTACTCAAGACCCTGCTCAACACACCCGTCAACCCTTCAG GTCTGTGCGCGCTCTCTGTCAATCATAGTAACTCCTACTTGGCGTACCCTGGCAGTGCCACCATCGGAGAGATCACGGTCTACGATGCCAACAACCTG agCACCTTGACACTGATCCAGGCCCACGACAGCCCCCTGGCGGCTCTAACATTCAACGCATCGGGCACAAAACTAGCCAGTGCATCAGAGAAG GGCACCGTTATAAGAGTTTTCAGTGTTCCTGAAGGTCAGAGGCTGTTTGAATTTCGACGAGGGATGAAAAG ATATGTTAGCATCAGTTCACTGTCCTTCAGTGCAGACGCTCAGTTCCTGTGTGCCTCCAGCAACACTGAGACTGTCCATATCTTTAAACTGGAGCAACACAGTCCCAA TCAAGAAGAGGAGTCTCCCACATGGTCTGCATATGTGGGCAAAATGTTCACTGCAGCTACTACCTACTTACCTGCCCACGTGTCCGACATGATGCACCAGGACCGAGCCTTTGCCACTGTACGACTCAACATGTTTGGCTTGAAAAACATCTGTGCCCTGGCAAC GATTCAGAAGCTTCCTCGCCTGCTTGTGGCATCCTCAGACGGGTATCTTTACATTTATAATGTGGATCCACAGGATGGAGGCGAGTGTGTCCTTGTACAAAAACACAG aCTCTTTGAATCCAGTGAGGAGCAGGAGgaacagaaagaagaggagaatCCAGAAGATGTTCCTCCACAACCAGCCAGCCAATCATACGCTGCCACTGTGGCTCTCCCTTCAACCCCGCTCTCTTCCACCACTCTCATGG
- the LOC121632276 gene encoding WD repeat domain phosphoinositide-interacting protein 1-like isoform X1 → MESQDASDDPGVHRGFICASFNQDTTSLSVGTKTGYRLFSVTAVDKLDCIHEGVECPDVYIVERLFSSSLVVVVSLSMPRRMNVYHFKKGTEICNYSYSNNILSVRLNRQRLVVCLEESIYIHNIRDMKLLKTLLNTPVNPSGLCALSVNHSNSYLAYPGSATIGEITVYDANNLSTLTLIQAHDSPLAALTFNASGTKLASASEKGTVIRVFSVPEGQRLFEFRRGMKRYVSISSLSFSADAQFLCASSNTETVHIFKLEQHSPNLFPSSQEEESPTWSAYVGKMFTAATTYLPAHVSDMMHQDRAFATVRLNMFGLKNICALATIQKLPRLLVASSDGYLYIYNVDPQDGGECVLVQKHRLFESSEEQEEQKEEENPEDVPPQPASQSYAATVALPSTPLSSTTLMGYSEEGGAQRGEVIPDHELAEGPVCLDDENEFPPVSNQSN, encoded by the exons ATGGAGTCCCAGGACGCATCGGACGATCCTGGAGTGCACCGAGGCTTCATCTGCGCCTCGTTCAACCAGGACACCAC TTCTCTGTCTGTGGGCACTAAAACTGGCTACCGGCTCTTCTCTGTCACAGCTGTGGACAAACTGGACTGCATCCATGAAGGAG TGGAATGTCCAGACGTCTATATAGTGGAGCGACTGTTCTCCAGCAGTCTGGTCGTGGTGGTCAGCCTGTCCATGCCCCGGCGGATGAATGTCTACCACTTTAAAAAGGGTACAGAGATTTGTAACTACAGCTACTCTAACAACATCCTCTCCGTCAGGCTAAATAGACAG CGTCTTGTGGTATGTCTGGAAGAGTCGATCTACATCCACAATATCAGAGACATGAAACTACTCAAGACCCTGCTCAACACACCCGTCAACCCTTCAG GTCTGTGCGCGCTCTCTGTCAATCATAGTAACTCCTACTTGGCGTACCCTGGCAGTGCCACCATCGGAGAGATCACGGTCTACGATGCCAACAACCTG agCACCTTGACACTGATCCAGGCCCACGACAGCCCCCTGGCGGCTCTAACATTCAACGCATCGGGCACAAAACTAGCCAGTGCATCAGAGAAG GGCACCGTTATAAGAGTTTTCAGTGTTCCTGAAGGTCAGAGGCTGTTTGAATTTCGACGAGGGATGAAAAG ATATGTTAGCATCAGTTCACTGTCCTTCAGTGCAGACGCTCAGTTCCTGTGTGCCTCCAGCAACACTGAGACTGTCCATATCTTTAAACTGGAGCAACACAGTCCCAA TTTGTTTCCTTCAAGTCAAGAAGAGGAGTCTCCCACATGGTCTGCATATGTGGGCAAAATGTTCACTGCAGCTACTACCTACTTACCTGCCCACGTGTCCGACATGATGCACCAGGACCGAGCCTTTGCCACTGTACGACTCAACATGTTTGGCTTGAAAAACATCTGTGCCCTGGCAAC GATTCAGAAGCTTCCTCGCCTGCTTGTGGCATCCTCAGACGGGTATCTTTACATTTATAATGTGGATCCACAGGATGGAGGCGAGTGTGTCCTTGTACAAAAACACAG aCTCTTTGAATCCAGTGAGGAGCAGGAGgaacagaaagaagaggagaatCCAGAAGATGTTCCTCCACAACCAGCCAGCCAATCATACGCTGCCACTGTGGCTCTCCCTTCAACCCCGCTCTCTTCCACCACTCTCATGG